The genomic stretch GTCAATCAAATTATGTAGTTTTCCCTTCATCAGTTAGACAGTTACAGAAAGTATCTCCCTCTTTTTGTGTTTCAAATCGTTGTGTGGCTTATTGGTCATCTCTTGTTCATTCCGATCGGTGACGAGCAATTAGGATAACAGTGTTTGTTCGCCCGAGAAATTTGGTTTAGATGATGGATGGTCTGGTGTGTCCGAGTCTCACCCTGACGTCCTTTGATTCCCTTGAGGGCTGGTCGATTGATGCCGCTCGTCGCTGGCCAAAGTGAGATGGCTTAGTTATGTTGCTGTGCTGCTGTCAATTTGCCTCCAGAGAAACGATCGTGTGCTTGAAATAAATCATAGACAGTGGAGCTGGTTTTAATGGAAtcatggaggaagctgaaaggtggaAATCTGTAGGTTTATGTTAGATTGTAGCCTTCCCTGCTGCTGTTAGTTTCggctgttttcttttctgttcgTTGCTGTTTCTTTTCGTGGGAAAGGAAAAAAAGACTCACAGCCTCTGCAGCGGTTGGACAAAAGGTTCTCACCACGCTTGAAAATAGATGGTCGGTCTTGTCCAGCAATGTCCTGCCTTGTTCGTCAAAACGTGTGGATGAAATCTAAGTTAGCCATGTGTGTTGAACCTTGGACTGATCAGACATGACCATGTAATTATTTTGGTAATTGCTTGACCTGTTGGTCCACCGATCTTTTCTCTAGTTGCTATGCAGAGTTTATCTTTGATTTAAGTCCTTTTTTACCAGGTTAGTTATTCAATTCCCGGCGACTATATATTTGCTCCAACCATTCAAAAGTATATGTCAACAAAAAATGTTACTCCATAATGACCTACTCGAACATGAATGTTTTTGTGCGGACCTATTCTTTTTGTCTTCTAGAGTCCCAAAGAACCATGATAAAAAATCAAGAGCTGTAACTGACTCCCTGCATGGAATTTTGGGGGCATATATTCTCTTGTGTCTAACCTACATGTCCATTGTTTTGGTGCACTTTATACAATTATACTGCCTATCCAGATACTAATTGAAAACATGTAATTGTTTGTACCTATCGTTGCCCGCGAATACACATTCTAAACGATACTTCTTCGCTTTCATAATTCTTTTGTTTTTTACAGAATATATATGCATAtgtttcacttatttttaactttttaATTGTGTTGTTAACATTGTTAgatattgaattagggttttcctATACACGCACGTCCCTTGTATTCCGTATTGTACTCTATCTCCATATATTAACACGCAACCCGTACGAGGCCAAGTACGGTTCCCTCATAACgtttgacatggtatcagagcagcctCTCTCCGTGACCTAGCTGCCGACAaaaatcgccgccgccgtcgctacAAAGCCGTGCTGCCGCTGCAGTTCATCTGCCGCTACTGCACCACCAAACCACAAGCCAAATCGCTGCTGCTGCTCgtctagccgccgccgccaaaaaCCCTACAACCAAAACCCAGATCAAATCACCGCCGCCGCACGTGTTTGTGCCGTTGTTGCTCAAGACCCTCAAGATTGCTGCTCCCGCACGCTCAAGACCCTCCAGTTGCTGATCAtggtgtcgtcctcctctgcaACTGCCCTGGCTGCCGCTCTCGGTGCCCCTCCAACCCAGCCGCTCACCAGGGACAATGCCCTCGTGTGGAGGGCGTTGGTCATCCCAGCCCTTCGTGGTGCCTGGGTGCTCGATCTCGTTGAAGGAAAAGACCCGACCCCTGACAAGATCATTGAAGCTGAAGATGAAGAAGGCATGAAGGTCAAAATCCCGAACCCCAATTATGCCTCGTGGACTGCTCGTGACCAGCAGGTGCTTCGCTGGCTCTTGAACTCTCTGTCTCCGGATGTTCTCACTCATGTTATTGGCCTCGATACATCCGCTGAAACCTGGGCCGCTATCAACACCCATGTCTCTACCTCATCCAAGTCACGTATTCAGCATCTGTGGGCAGCGCTTGTTGAGACGAAGAAGAATGACATGTCCGCTGAAAAGTACTTCTCCAAGATGCAAACAATTGCCCAAGAGCTTGCTGCTGCCGGGAAACCCTTGGATGATGATGAACTTGTGTGGTATGTTCTCAAGAATCTGGGTGGCGCATACAATAATTTGATCACTGCAGTTCGGGCCAACCCAAACACTACCCTGTCTGACCTATTCAGTCAAGTTCAATCCTTTGATCGAATGCAAAAGGCTGATGAGGTTCCTAGCTTCAAATCATCTGCTAATCTTGCCCGTCGCGGAGGTGGTGCTCCCTCCCGTGGTCAGGACCGCTGGCAAGACAACCGTGGTGCTCAGGATAACCGAGGCTGGCGTGATGACAACCGTGGCTGGCGCGATGAGCGTCCCCGCCGCCGTGATGATGATGGTCGCCGTGATGATGATGGTCGCGGCCGTCGTGGAGGTGGTGGAAACCGTGGTGGTTACCAAGGTGGCTACCAAGACCATGGTCCTCGCCGTCGTGATGATGCAGATAGACGTGATGATGGTGGGCGGCGTCGTGATCGCCAGCCTACTCGCTATGTCGACACCACCTGCCAGATTTGTGATATCCATGGGCATCCGGCAAAGGACTGTTGGTGGCGCTATGGAGATGATCGTCGTGACAATGGAGAGCGTGGAAACAATGTTGCAAATGCAAATTTTGCATCTCATGGTGTTGACACCAACTGGTACTACGATACTGGCGCTACTGATCATATCACCGGTGAGTTGAATAAGCTCTCCACTCATGAAGCCTACAATGGGCAAGACCAGGTCCGCACTGCTGAAGGCATAGATGCACATTAGTCGTATTGGTCATTCAATTTTGCACATGTATAACTCATTTAATCTCAATGCCATACTTCATGTTCCTAGTGCCTCAAAAAATCTCTTATCTCTGCCCACATATTTACCcttgataatcatgtctttattgagtttcatcctttctTTTTTGTGATCAAGGACCAGGCAACCCGACGCGTTCTGTTTAGAGGTCCTTCCTATACCCCCTGATGCCCATCTCCAGTGAGCCCTCCAAGCATGTTTTCATCCCAACAAAGCCATCATCCTCGACATGGCATCACCGCTTAGGACATCCTTCCTCATTTgtggttcaacaagttcttaggagaAATAAGATAGCTTACACACCAGAGAGTACCCCATATGTTTGTGACTCTTGTCAGTTGGCCAAGAGCCACCAGTTGCCATATCCCATGTCTACTAGTAGATCCACTGTTCCCTTGCAACAAgttttttctgatgtatggggtcctgcacctCTCTCTTCTAGGAAACATTTATACTATGTAAgatttattgatgattttagaaAATTTACCTGGATCTATTTGCTTAAAAGTCGTGCTGATGTTTATCAAGCCTTTCTAAATTTCCAGCAGTTTGTTGAACGCAAGTTTGATAGGAAAATTATAaatatgcaaactgattgggggggggggggtgagtaTGAAAAGCTCAATGCCTTCTTTCAAAAGGTTGGTATCACTCATCATATCTCTCGCCCCCATGCCCATCAACAAAATGGCTCTGCTGAGATAAAACACCGACATATAGTTGAAGTTGGCCTTGTCCTGTTAGCTAATGCATCTATGCCTCTCAAATACTAGGATGAAGCTTTTCTCACCGCCACTTTTCTCATAAATATCCTTCCTAGTAAGGTCATAGATTTTGACACTCCAGCTGAGCGCTTACTCCACATAACACCAAACTATGATGCTCTTTGTGTTTTTGGGTGTGCATGTTGGCCCAATCTTCGTCCTTACAACACCCGCAAATTAGCTTTTCGTTCTACCCGGTGTGTTTTTCTTGGCTATATCCCTCGCCACAAGGGTGTAAAATGTCTTGATATGACTACAGGTCGTGTTTATATCTCTCacgatgttgtctttgatgaaaatgTTTTCCCTTTTGCCTCCCTTAGACCCAATGTCGGCCCCCTCCTTAGAAAAGAGATTTTACTCCTTCCATCATCCACGTTGCATGAGGGTGCAAATATTGATGATCATACTTCTATTGTGCCTATTAATAATGTGTCACAGGTTGCTGCAAATGCTCAAGAAAATTTTCAGGAAAATACTGGTGAAATGGCTCCTGAAAATGCATCTGAAATTCTGCCAGAAAATAAGGAAATTCGCACGGATTCCGAAACTGATCCTGCTGCAGATTCCATGGAACATTCTTCTGGCGCGATCCCGAGGTGGAAGCCCCCGATGCGGATTCTCCCGCCGTTGGGGCGCGTGCTAGCGCCAGCGATCAGGCTGGCCGGTCCCCGTCGGTGCGTGCTGACCACGAGCTCCCGTCCCGTCCTCATGCAGCACATGCATGCCGGTCCCCGTCTCTGCATGCGGAGCATGGTGAGCACACGCCTGCGCCAAACCATGGCGCGCCACCTGGCACCTCCTCTGCAGGCTCTGCTCCCTCGTCGCCCCACTCACTCGTGATGTCGGCTACTGTGGAAGATTCCTCCGGATCCTCTGTGGCACCGGCTGGTGGGGCTGATTCTGCAACAAGCTCAAGCTCAAGTGATGATACTCAACCCTCTCCTCCGCGTGTGCCTCCTCCGCGTGTTCGCACTCGTTTGCAGCAAGGTATACGTCAACCAAAACAGTTTACTGATGGTACTATTAGATATGGGATGTTTTCCTCCACAGGTGAACCATGCTCTTTGTCTGAAGCACTTGGTGATTCTAAATGGCGTCAAGCAATGGAGGAGGAGTATAATGCACTGATGAAAAATAAAACCTGGCATCTTGTTCCTCCATGCAGAAATAAAAATTTGATTGACTGTAAATGGGTATACCGTGTTAAGAGGAAGGCAGATGGTACTATTGATAGATACAAGGCATGTCTCATTGCAAAAGGATTCAAGCAGAGGTATGGAATTAattatgaggatactttcagCCCAGTTGTAAAAATTGCCACCATCAGGACTGTCTTGTCTATTGCTGTTTCTCGTGATTGGAGTCTtaggcagctagatgtcaagaacgtgtttcttcatggtgttctggaagagaaaGTTTATATGAGGCAATCCCCTGATTTTGAAGATCCACATGCACCAAATTATATTTGCAGGCTTGATAAGACACTATATGAGTTGAAAGCGCCTAGAGCTTGGTATTCTAAACTAAGTTCTAAACTATGTGCTCTTGGCTTTGTACCATCAAAGGCTGACACTTCCTTATTTCTTTTCAACAAGTCAGGTATCACTATATTTGTTCtggtatatgttgatgacattatagTGACAAGTTCCTCTTGTTATGCTATCTCTGCGCTTCTTCAAGACTTGAACAAGAATTTTGACATTAAGGatcttggtgatctacacttctttCTTGGCATTGAAGTTAAAAAGGTGCCTAATGGTCTGTTGTTGACACGGGAAAAATATGCTACAGAGTTACTTGATAAAGTGGGTATGAGAAATTGCAAGTCAACTCCAACACCATTGTCTACTTCTGAACCATTGTCTCTTACAAGTGGTACACCTCTTGACTCTGATGACTGTACACAGTTTAGGAGTATTGTTGGAGCACTTCAGTATTTGACCTTGACACGTCCTGATTTAGTATTCTCAGTTAACAAGGTTTGCcagtatcttcatgctccaaCAACTGAACACTGGACTGCCGCAAAACGTATTCTTAGATATGTTAAGGATACAGTAAAACTTGGCATCACTTTTACAGCCTCTTCATCCACTTTTATTAGTGCTTtctctgatgctgattgggcaggtgATGTTGATGACATGCGTTCCACAGGTGGTTTTGCTATTTTTGTTGGACCAAATCTGGTCTCTTGGAGTGCCAGGAAACAGGCTACAGCTCGGTCGAGTACTGAGGCTGAGTATAAAGCATTGGCTAATACTACTGCTGAATTGATTTGGGTTGAAGCTCTGCTTAAGGAACTTGGTGTTAGGCTGAAGCAAAAACCAAGTATTTGGTGTGATAATCTGGGTGGTACTTATCTGTCAGTAAATCCTGTGTTCTATGCTCGTACcaagcacattgagattgattttcactttgtgAGAGAAAGAGTTGCCAATAATCAGTTAGCTATTCGTTTTGTTTCAAGTAATGATCAAGTTATAGATGGCTTTACAAAGTCACTTCCGATCAAGAAGCTTgatgagtttaagcgtaatctcaATCTGTCTACATGTTGAGATTAAAGGGGGATGTTAGATATTGTATTAGGGTTTTCCTATACACGCACGTCGTCTCCTTATATTAACACGCAACCCGTACGAGGCCAAGTACGGTTCCCTCGCAACGTTTGACAAACATTTACTAGCATGTGCAGGTGTAGCCAACTAAAACGTTGTTCACACATTTAGGCAGGTTACAATACTATATTTTACGTACAAAGtattttaatatatgtatatcatgCTTTATTTTATATGTATGTAACAATAAAATTTAGTATTCAAACTCGTGCCTCGAAGATCATGCCACTATTTTAACACACAAACTTTCGTAACTAAATAATTTCAAAACTGATTTTCAACAACTAAAAGGTGACCATTATTTATTAGCAACAGTATGCCGATAACACAAAGTGCTTAGATTTTATTCTCGTGGCTACAAGTCTGGTTTTGCTACATGTGTGCTTTTGGAATTAACAGTAGTTTCTCCTTCCGGCGAACGGTTAGCCCGAACACCTCTGTCATATCAATGTCTTTTCTGTCCAGCCCCGGCGTCGGCTCCCAGTCAAAATGGTACATGAGGTTTGCCAACATAAGCTCGACATTGGCGATTCCGAGGTTTATACCAGGGCACATCCTTCGTCCTGCGCCGAACGGCAATAACTTGAAACCATTCTCCTTGAAGTTAACGTGCACGTCGCTGCCTCCTTCTACAAATCTTTCAGGTCTGAACTCTTCTGCGTCCTCCCAGGAGGTTGGGTCCCTACCAATGGCCCACACATTGATGATAACACGTGTCCCAGCAGGAACCATATATCCATCGACGCTGCAGTCAGCCATGGCAAGGTGCGGAGCAAGAAAAGGCGCCACGGGATGCAGCCGTAGTGACTCCTTTATGACGGCTCTTAGGTAAGTCATGTTGTTCATGTCAATTTCACTAAAAATTTCTTGTCCCTGTGGTACGATACTCCTCACTTCGTATTGTAACTTCCTCATCAGGTATGGCCTCCTCATGAGCTCAGCCAAGGTGAATTCAAGGGTGTTAGATGATGTATCTATTGCAGCGAAAAATACATCCTGTAGATATAAATTAATTCAGATGATGTAAGATATATTCAAGAAATCAACATATATAATATAGAAAGTGTTATTTGTACTTACTGTCAGTAGAGCTTTCATATGCTCTCTTGTGAGATCATACTCATGCTGAACGGACAATAAAATATCTACGAAGTCGACATCCTTCTGATCAGACGTTGATTTTTCCTTGCTCACACGATCATCGATCACCTTAGCCAGCAGACTGTCCCATCTATTTCTCAATCTCTCAGCCTTAGCACAAACTGTCCTCTTCAACACTCCTACTCTAGCTAAAGCCGGGAAGTAATCCTCCAAGTTAAACCCTCCGAGCAACTGTGAGCTATCGTTGATGAGGTCCCGTAACAGCTCGGTCCGTCCTTCTTTTAGGAAGAACTTTCCTGACACGATGCGGCAAGCCATGTCATTCGAGAATGAGTTGAGCAGGTCGCTCATGTCCACCATACCACCTGCTGTGGCTACCTCGCTAATCTTGGCCATGGCCGTGCTCACCTATGACGGAATGCATATTAGAATATTAGACTAGCTTACATATAGGGAACAATTAGCCGAGGATAAATAGGGAAGTTATTTTCTTTATTTCCTTTGTGAACGCAGTTTACTTCAACCAATATTTGGCACAGACCAAACTATAAATCTCAGCCCAACTGCAAGAAATGGCGCCAAAGGCCCAAATTATAGATTGTTTTGTTATGTAGTAATGAAGAACACCATTTATTATTTGCTATCCATTTTATATGAAGTCAATTTCTTTCAAATTATCCTAAATAGCATTGAAGTCATTTTCAGCATTGAACTATATTTTGTGGGTAGTCCAATAATAGAAGTACTAAATTTATTAGTGTGTTACGCACTTTGAGAAGAAAGCTTAACAATTAATTTGgttaataaatataagatatataccaAAAAAATCATTGAAAACTTACTTTGAATATGaacccaatggtataattttttgtAGAATATATCTCATTTTTATTAATCAAATTAATACTTGAATTTTTAAATATGTAATACCCTAATAAACTGGTATGGAGATAGTACCTGAAATATAAACTTGTGGCCTTGTACAaaagaaacagagggagtatctcTCTTCAGGAGTAACTAATTAGATTTATACTTTATAAAGTGATGCTCATCAATGCGAATATTGCATGCATCTAGTAGTATAGAAAAAAGGCATGACATGCAACATGTTTAAGTACTACTACTCCGTCCTAGTTCATAAAGCTTGCGCGTATCCATAGGTTCTCAATACAAAATTTACATAactagaaagtagaacatctaagctttctaatgatatgtACTCCGTATTTTGTAACCTGGAACACGAGAGGTTTTCTTCATAATTAATCATACTATTTATTACTACCCCTCATATACAAAGCTATAGTAGTTGGTTTAATTTTTTGGTATTTAAAAATTGAGACCTTATATACAAAGCTGGAGAGATTAGCCTAGACGAATATGCCAATGGCTCTTATAACTAATCATGAATCTTCTTTAATTGATCTATAAACTGTTGACCTCGCTAATTATCCATAATTTGAACTCATATGTACACAAGAGGGCAGGTATCCCTACGAGTTGGATTACCATGGCCCCGCTAAGGTTTCTTAATCGAAGACGGTTGGGAGAAATTTCTTTCCAAACCGTTAACCCTAGGTTTATTTTCGTGGGATTCGAAACAATACCCTAGAATTTGAAGGGCGTTTTCTAGTATTTTAGACCACATGATAAATAGGGATTTCTAGTAATGGGTCATCCACATTGTGTTGCAGTGGCACCAACTTATTTGACATACCAACTAGCGGGAGCCGCCAGAGATTTGCTACAGATTTGATGTTTAATATTATTTCATTTCTAGTTTTGCCTCCATTGTTAAATATTATTTGATCAAATTATCTGCTATATTGTTATtagaataaaaaaataaaaaatattggtttGTTGTAGGAAATTCGTATGAAAATGGTTTAACCAATGGAATTCAGTATCATCTTTCAAATGTCACATTTCCTCTTGGTGAAAACATATTTTCGTTAATCGAGAATAGCTAGAATCATTAGATGTAGAAAGTAGTCTAACGATATAGCGGGGACTGGAACATTATAGCAGAACTTTTCTCTATTTTCGCGGCTAGATCTAATTAgcatcttcacgatattaatatattttcttttatcAAAAAAATACAGTATGGACCTCCTCTATGGCAGCGGCGCGGAAAGACCGCACTCTTTTGACGCTATACCAAAATTTACCGCCCCTGCTCCTAATTTCTCACAACGCTCTGGGACCAATCCATCACCGACAGTCATGCTCATGCCCTCCCTCCACTCCCTCACTCCCTCCCTCCCCATGCATCTAATGCCTCCCGACGACCTCCATCTCATACTTGTACAAAAAGCAATAGTACGAAATCGTCAAAATCAAAATTACCTCCTCTATGGCAGCTCCGCGGAAAGACTGCACTCTTCTAACGCTCAGCAGGTGGGTGGTCATGAGCTTCTTGGCCTGCCGCCAGTACTCGCCGTAGGGCGCGAAGGCGACGTCGCAGGAGCCGTATAGGATGATGTCGGCGACGACGGAGCGCGGCCGCGACGCAAAGACGCGGTCGTGCGTGCGCAGCACCGCCTCCGCGGCACGCGGCGACGACACGACGAGCGTCGGCAcggcgccgaggcggaggagcATCACGTCGGGACCGTGCTTCCTGGCGAGGCTGCGGAGGGAGACGTGAGGGCGAGAGCCGACGAGGTGCAGGTGCCCGATGATGGGCAGAGCCGGCGGCGAGGGCGGGAGGTGGTTTTCTTGTTGCTGCTCCTTTTTCCCTGTCTTTCCCGTGGTAAGCCAGCGATGCGCAAACAGGAGgaatgggaggaggaggagaaggaggaggaacggAAACCATGGCAGCGGAGGCGTCTCTTGGATGAGTTCTTTGACGAGATCTGCCATGGGAAAGAAATGTCTAGCCCAGCGGTACTCTGTGGAGCTCTGCAGGCGAGTTATTGTTCGTGTGATCACGAGCTCGATCTGGTGCTTATAAGCTAGACATGCAGGGTAAAAACGACGAAGTGGTGGGGAAATGCGTTGATGACCGTAGGTGGTACACACCCAGCAACATCGCTGCACGACAGCTGCGTCGTACGTAGGTGCCGGCTGGTGCTTGTGCGGTTTATCTATCTGTACCGAAAAATTACTCAAGTTACTGGAGCTTCACATACAACCAACCAACTACTCTTCCCCACACTCAGACACCATGCATGCCGACGGATGGAGGTGTCTTGTTTCTTCACGGGATCAGCCCAGTACTTTGTGGAGCGTCGGCAAAGTCGTGTCTGGATTGGATTATGTCTATGGTGATTGACGTCAGATCGATTGGAAGCTATCCTCGGAACTCGGAAGCTAGCTGTGGCGAAATTGTTGTGCGGCTGCCAACCAGACGTGGAGGCTCCGGCATCGGTCATGGGAGTCAGAAAGATGAagctgcggcggcggcagagCTAGACGTGCAGGTTCGATGGAGGCAGGTGCAGGTGCAGGACACGTAGATGGAGTGATGGTTCATTTTAGCCGTGTGTTAATGCATGTTTTGTGCTAGTGGTACATAAGGAGGGACTCGACTTTGCGTGCAAGAAAAATAGTTTTTTTGGGTAAATGATAATATATTAAGCAAGCAAGCCATCTCACTAAAAATCTTTTAGTCCCCTTgagtggtaaggaaaagagtgcacctaaaacttgctgcttgtgatcATAGTAAGATTATATCATTTATAAGTTTACTAACTAGAAAGCTAGGAGGATCATCATCCCAATTACAAGAAATTTTATTAATAAAACAAGCTCTAGGTAGTTCATCTGCAGCCTGGTTTGCTTCCCTTGGACAGTGTTCGAATTCTACATGCCCAATAGTTACCGCCAAATCTACACAATCGGCGTAAATAGCAGAAGATTCCGACGGATTCACGTCTAAAATCTTAATTGGGTTCCAACTCGAATGGGCAAAGCCAAACTTTCTATAACATTTCAGTCAAAATCTTGCATGTACGTACCTTCCGTACCGTTCTAGGACAGTAAACGGTCTTAAATCAAAATCATGTAACAAACAATTAATAGCATTCGTGTTGAAAGGAGAACTTTCATTTTAAtctatatgtttttttttatctCAGCTCATCTTGGgggtggtttagctttgtttgtaACTTAGGATCGGATTTCAGGCAGCTCGACTAGTACTTGTACTAGTTTTTTTTTAAAGAGGGCAAAAAATTTGCCCTATTCCATTAattaagaggaagaagaagaagttcaACGATAGTTCGGTTACAACCCGTTTACAAAAAAGACTACTCTCCCGGTATCACATTACTCAAACATTTGTGACCCGCTAGCACCCAAAGCCTAGCTTCAAGTTTAACTTTATGGAAGATCACGGCGGGTGCCAcacgcttgttcttgaagacccggGCGTTCCTTTCATTTCAAACCTCCCATGACACAAGGAGGATCAAAGAGGACAGATCTTTACGCTTTTTCATCGTGCCCCACCAAAAGTGTAGAGAGGCAGTAGACTAAATGTTAAGGTCATGAGCTTGAAGACCAAGCCACTACTCAAGTACTTGTACTAGTTAATTGCTATTTTAGGTACCAAATTGAGAACCCGGCTAGTATTTGTACAACTtagtctccgccatgtttattgttTTGCCTATAGTAATCACATATAATTTCCGATTGAAATGATCCATAAAAAAGCAAAGTTATTTGCCTCAGAAACATGAAAAACTTTCATATTGAGGAATTCTTCATTTGAGATCATGTGATTTTTGTCGGCTTGGTGCAAGCAAGAACTAGTCGTAGATTCTCCGAGCTCCATCATAAGTCTCGTGTTGGAGCTCCGATTTGAGTCATCTTCATATAATACCTCCATCCTAAAGATTaaagcttatattatttttagaaagttaaactatATCAAGTTTGACTAAGCTATTACCAAAAACTATTAAcattaaaaatacaaaattaatatcattaaatagataatgaaatatatttccgtatggtatctacaaaatattatatttattgatagTTTGTTCtaaaaatttgatcaaattttacttggtttgactttaaaaaaaatataagcctaaAAACTTTGGGATGGACGTAGTATATCTTGATCCTCTTGGAGAGGCTAATCCAATGGTGTATCTATAAtacctaaataggagcaacccactaagttgaaTTCTCTTAACATCCAAGCAGTCCACGTCATGTAATCCCATTTTTCCCGGCCGTTTCTGTACACG from Lolium rigidum isolate FL_2022 chromosome 4, APGP_CSIRO_Lrig_0.1, whole genome shotgun sequence encodes the following:
- the LOC124706747 gene encoding indole-2-monooxygenase-like; the encoded protein is MADLVKELIQETPPLPWFPFLLLLLLLPFLLFAHRWLTTGKTGKKEQQQENHLPPSPPALPIIGHLHLVGSRPHVSLRSLARKHGPDVMLLRLGAVPTLVVSSPRAAEAVLRTHDRVFASRPRSVVADIILYGSCDVAFAPYGEYWRQAKKLMTTHLLSVRRVQSFRGAAIEEVSTAMAKISEVATAGGMVDMSDLLNSFSNDMACRIVSGKFFLKEGRTELLRDLINDSSQLLGGFNLEDYFPALARVGVLKRTVCAKAERLRNRWDSLLAKVIDDRVSKEKSTSDQKDVDFVDILLSVQHEYDLTREHMKALLTDVFFAAIDTSSNTLEFTLAELMRRPYLMRKLQYEVRSIVPQGQEIFSEIDMNNMTYLRAVIKESLRLHPVAPFLAPHLAMADCSVDGYMVPAGTRVIINVWAIGRDPTSWEDAEEFRPERFVEGGSDVHVNFKENGFKLLPFGAGRRMCPGINLGIANVELMLANLMYHFDWEPTPGLDRKDIDMTEVFGLTVRRKEKLLLIPKAHM